In one Serinus canaria isolate serCan28SL12 chromosome 2, serCan2020, whole genome shotgun sequence genomic region, the following are encoded:
- the MC5R gene encoding melanocortin receptor 5 isoform X2, translating into MLVSVSNAWETITIYLINNRHIIMEDAFVRHIDNVFDSMICISVVASMCSLLAIAVDRYITIFYALRYHNIMTVKRSGLIIACIWTFCTGCGIIFILYYESTYVVICLITMFFTMLFLMVSLYIHMFLLARTHVKKIAALPGYNSVRQRTSMKGAITLTMLLGIFIVCWAPFFLHLILMISCPQNLYCVCFMSHFNMYLILIMCNSVIDPLIYAFRSQEMRKTFKEIICCYSLRMLCGLSNKY; encoded by the coding sequence ATGCTGGTTAGTGTGTCTAATGCTTGGGAGACCATAACCATATACTTAATAAACAATAGGCACATCATCATGGAAGATGCCTTTGTCCGTCATATAGACAATGTCTTTGATTCCATGATCTGCATATCTGTGGTGGCTTCCATGTGCAGTTTGCTGGCTATAGCAGTTGACAGATATATCACTATCTTCTATGCCCTGCGTTATCACAACATCATGACCGTGAAAAGGTCGGGGCTCATTATTGCATGCATCTGGACCTTTTGCACGGGCTGTGGCATTATCTTCATTCTTTATTATGAATCAACTTACGTGGTCATTTGTCTCATCACTATGTTTTTTACCATGTTGTTCCTCATGGTCTCCCTGTACATCCATATGTTCCTCCTGGCTCGTACTCATGTGAAGAAAATCGCTGCTTTGCCTGGGTACAACTCTGTCCGTCAAAGAACCAGCATGAAAGGAGCCATCACTCTGACTATGCTTCTTGGCATCTTCATTGTTTGCTGGGCTCCATTCTTCCTTCATCTCATCCTGATGATCTCCTGCCCTCAAAACCTCTACTGTGTTTGCTTCATGTCTCACTTCAACATGTACCTCATTCTCATTATGTGCAACTCGGTGATCGACCCCTTGATCTATGCCTTTCGTAGCCAGGAAATGAGGAAGACCTTCAAAGAGATTATTTGTTGCTATAGCCTGAGAATGCTCTGTGGGTTATCAAACAAGTATTAa
- the MC5R gene encoding melanocortin receptor 5 isoform X1, with product MNTSSQFYVSELNLSAFGSNFTVPTEKSKSSPCEQVVIAAEVFLTLGIVSLLENILVICAIAKNKNLHSPMYFFVCSLAVADMLVSVSNAWETITIYLINNRHIIMEDAFVRHIDNVFDSMICISVVASMCSLLAIAVDRYITIFYALRYHNIMTVKRSGLIIACIWTFCTGCGIIFILYYESTYVVICLITMFFTMLFLMVSLYIHMFLLARTHVKKIAALPGYNSVRQRTSMKGAITLTMLLGIFIVCWAPFFLHLILMISCPQNLYCVCFMSHFNMYLILIMCNSVIDPLIYAFRSQEMRKTFKEIICCYSLRMLCGLSNKY from the coding sequence ATGAACACATCCTCTCAATTCTATGTTTCTGAACTCAACCTGAGTGCCTTCGGTAGCAACTTTACTGTGCCTACTGAGAAGAGCAAGTCATCACCATGTGAGCAAGTGGTCATCGCAGCTGAGGTGTTCCTAACTCTGGGCATTGTAAGCCTCCTTGAAAACATACTAGTTATATGTGCAATAGCTAAGAACAAGAACTTGCACTCACccatgtatttttttgtttgcagtttagCAGTGGCTGACATGCTGGTTAGTGTGTCTAATGCTTGGGAGACCATAACCATATACTTAATAAACAATAGGCACATCATCATGGAAGATGCCTTTGTCCGTCATATAGACAATGTCTTTGATTCCATGATCTGCATATCTGTGGTGGCTTCCATGTGCAGTTTGCTGGCTATAGCAGTTGACAGATATATCACTATCTTCTATGCCCTGCGTTATCACAACATCATGACCGTGAAAAGGTCGGGGCTCATTATTGCATGCATCTGGACCTTTTGCACGGGCTGTGGCATTATCTTCATTCTTTATTATGAATCAACTTACGTGGTCATTTGTCTCATCACTATGTTTTTTACCATGTTGTTCCTCATGGTCTCCCTGTACATCCATATGTTCCTCCTGGCTCGTACTCATGTGAAGAAAATCGCTGCTTTGCCTGGGTACAACTCTGTCCGTCAAAGAACCAGCATGAAAGGAGCCATCACTCTGACTATGCTTCTTGGCATCTTCATTGTTTGCTGGGCTCCATTCTTCCTTCATCTCATCCTGATGATCTCCTGCCCTCAAAACCTCTACTGTGTTTGCTTCATGTCTCACTTCAACATGTACCTCATTCTCATTATGTGCAACTCGGTGATCGACCCCTTGATCTATGCCTTTCGTAGCCAGGAAATGAGGAAGACCTTCAAAGAGATTATTTGTTGCTATAGCCTGAGAATGCTCTGTGGGTTATCAAACAAGTATTAa